The DNA region GGGGCTTTCAGGAAATCGGCCTGGGTCATCTCACTCTCCGCCGGTCTGCCCGGCGCCTTTCGGGATATGGAATCACCCGTCTTCCATCTTGTCCAGCACCTCTGCAGCCAGCTTCTGCGAGATGGGGCGCCGTTCGGCCAGTGACTTGGCGTCAAGCTCTGCCACCAGCGCGCGGGCCGCGGCAATGCTGCGTTCCATGCGGGCCACGAGCCAGGGGATCAGCGTGGGCGGCACCGTGACCTGGCGGTCGGCGAAGAGCTTGACCAGCACGGCAGAAAGGAGCGCATCGTCGGGCAGGTCCAGCGTGGCAACGCCGGCCGCGGAAAGGCGGCTGTGCAGGTCGGGCAGGGTGAGGCCCCAGTCGCGCACCGGATGGCGCGCGGTAAGGAGCAGGCGCCCGGCGGGGCAGAGGAGGTTGTGCAGGTGGAAGAGCGCGACCTCGGCCGTCGCGTGGCCCGCCACGGCATCGGCGCCTTCGATGACCAACCGGCCTGTCGCGGCAAGGGCCTGGGGGTCGGCATCACCGAGGGTTGTGCCGGGAATGACAGGCGTGCCGGTCTCGGCGGCCCAAAGGCGGGCGAGATGGGTCTTGCCGCTGCCGGCGGGGCCGGTCAGCACGAGTTTGCCGCCGGGCCAGTCGCCCGCATCCAGCGCGGCCAGCGCTGTGGCATTGGCGGGCGAGACGAAGAAATCCTCGCGGCGAAAGGTTTCGCGCGCGGGCAGGTCGAACGCGAGCTGTCCGGTCACGGCTCGGGCGCCCGCTCCGGCTCGGGATGCGGGTCGAT from Neotabrizicola shimadae includes:
- a CDS encoding chromosomal replication initiator DnaA, with product MTGQLAFDLPARETFRREDFFVSPANATALAALDAGDWPGGKLVLTGPAGSGKTHLARLWAAETGTPVIPGTTLGDADPQALAATGRLVIEGADAVAGHATAEVALFHLHNLLCPAGRLLLTARHPVRDWGLTLPDLHSRLSAAGVATLDLPDDALLSAVLVKLFADRQVTVPPTLIPWLVARMERSIAAARALVAELDAKSLAERRPISQKLAAEVLDKMEDG